A stretch of the Gemmatimonadota bacterium genome encodes the following:
- a CDS encoding DUF72 domain-containing protein, whose translation MTVEPGSLRIGTMGWTYRDWSGTFYARDADRKELLRCYARVFDALEIDSTFHFIPKPEVVTAWRDRTPDTFRFTAKLPGKITHERGLVETEDLLVPFLASMALLGDRLGCLLVQLPPGFQYNPGTCSRVEAFLKLLPARDFRFAFEFRHASWIKPEVFELLRTHGAAWTIQDHPKIMPIVPEITADFTYIRWMGDTEDPRIGHFRESVVDRTQDLIKWAERVKRDMLPRVDALYGFFNNYYSGHSPSDCNRMKRLLGLDTVAPDFDRQLSLF comes from the coding sequence ATGACCGTGGAGCCCGGTTCACTGCGTATCGGCACGATGGGATGGACCTACCGGGACTGGTCGGGCACCTTCTACGCCCGCGACGCCGACCGGAAAGAGCTCCTGCGGTGCTACGCCCGGGTTTTCGACGCCCTCGAAATAGACAGCACCTTTCATTTCATCCCCAAACCGGAAGTGGTGACCGCCTGGCGCGACCGTACCCCCGATACGTTCCGGTTTACGGCCAAACTCCCCGGTAAAATCACCCACGAACGCGGATTGGTGGAAACGGAGGATCTGCTGGTCCCGTTCCTGGCCAGCATGGCCCTGCTGGGCGACCGGCTCGGCTGCCTGCTCGTTCAGCTCCCGCCCGGATTTCAATATAACCCGGGGACCTGCTCCCGTGTGGAGGCATTCCTGAAACTGCTGCCTGCCAGGGACTTCCGCTTCGCCTTCGAATTCCGCCACGCGTCCTGGATCAAGCCGGAAGTATTCGAACTCCTTCGCACGCACGGCGCGGCATGGACCATACAGGATCATCCCAAAATCATGCCGATCGTGCCCGAGATTACTGCGGACTTCACCTACATCCGCTGGATGGGCGATACGGAAGACCCGCGCATCGGCCACTTCAGGGAATCCGTCGTCGACCGCACCCAGGACCTCATCAAGTGGGCGGAACGGGTGAAACGGGACATGCTCCCCAGGGTCGACGCGCTGTACGGGTTCTTCAACAACTACTATTCCGGGCACTCGCCCAGCGACTGCAACCGGATGAAACGGCTGCTCGGCCTGGATACCGTCGCCCCCGATTTCGACCGCCAGTTGAGTCTGTTCTGA
- a CDS encoding extracellular solute-binding protein — MGKFIAIGSILLGLCACSAEAPPDEDGIRLTLWTQDYWVGVTGHELDGVPLDDPRRAQYTVKDWYNKVARDFKALYPDRKIRIDIETLDWTNGFQKIDIAVASGRPPDVLISTSGIALKYARFGLLEAFDDDLSEEDIRDFGPFYDFSEYQGRHYFLPFIGGNRYMMANLEIFRERDAVHLLPSEGDRLWTCGQFLAAARATTFDRDGDGKVDVYGFAMPFQRNSPQQDQMPFFWGHGARQFNESGDSLVINSEEGVRALQFLVDLEHVHRVVPAGSAGLRNNDVTDLWNAGRLAMRQAYHGTRRAHERALATGVIEEEVIELYPMMYPSLPGIDPGAFVVADSPCVFRQEDEEKRALSIALAKFLTNTRHEREAAYALSTLPTRYSALDVWADDPFQQYVLRVARYGTKDAIQGYGIPLVNMTLSAFQAAMSRQATPRKALDDLARRGNRFIRRDIERRLRAGAG; from the coding sequence ATGGGCAAATTCATCGCGATCGGATCGATTCTGCTCGGACTGTGCGCCTGCTCCGCGGAGGCTCCGCCGGACGAAGACGGGATCCGGCTTACGCTCTGGACCCAGGACTACTGGGTCGGCGTCACCGGCCACGAACTGGACGGCGTCCCGCTGGATGATCCGCGCCGGGCGCAGTACACCGTCAAGGACTGGTACAACAAGGTCGCTCGCGATTTCAAGGCGCTGTATCCGGACCGCAAGATCCGCATCGACATCGAAACGCTCGACTGGACCAACGGATTCCAGAAGATCGACATCGCCGTGGCGTCCGGACGTCCGCCCGACGTCCTGATCAGCACGTCGGGCATCGCGTTGAAATACGCCCGGTTCGGGCTCCTGGAAGCCTTCGACGACGATCTCTCCGAGGAAGACATCAGGGATTTCGGCCCCTTCTACGATTTCAGCGAATACCAGGGCAGGCACTACTTCCTGCCCTTCATCGGCGGCAACCGGTACATGATGGCGAACCTGGAGATCTTCCGGGAACGGGACGCCGTGCATCTGCTGCCGAGCGAGGGCGACCGGCTCTGGACCTGCGGTCAGTTCCTCGCCGCCGCCCGCGCGACGACCTTCGACCGCGACGGAGACGGCAAGGTCGACGTATACGGCTTCGCCATGCCTTTCCAGCGGAACTCTCCGCAGCAGGACCAGATGCCTTTTTTCTGGGGACACGGCGCCCGTCAGTTCAACGAAAGCGGCGACAGCCTGGTGATCAACAGCGAGGAGGGTGTACGGGCCCTGCAGTTCCTGGTGGACCTGGAGCACGTACACCGCGTGGTGCCGGCGGGCTCCGCCGGGTTGCGCAACAACGACGTAACCGATCTGTGGAACGCGGGCCGGCTCGCCATGCGACAGGCCTACCACGGCACCCGGCGTGCCCACGAGCGCGCGCTGGCGACCGGCGTGATCGAAGAGGAGGTCATCGAACTCTACCCCATGATGTATCCTTCTCTGCCCGGGATCGATCCCGGCGCTTTCGTCGTGGCCGACTCTCCTTGCGTGTTCAGGCAGGAGGACGAGGAAAAACGGGCACTCTCCATCGCCCTGGCGAAGTTCCTGACCAACACCCGGCACGAACGGGAAGCCGCCTACGCCCTGTCCACCCTGCCGACCAGGTATTCCGCACTGGACGTCTGGGCCGACGATCCCTTCCAGCAATACGTCCTGCGCGTGGCGCGATACGGCACGAAAGACGCCATACAGGGGTACGGCATCCCCCTGGTAAACATGACGCTGAGCGCGTTCCAGGCCGCCATGTCCCGGCAGGCCACGCCCAGGAAGGCGCTCGACGACCTGGCCAGGCGGGGCAACCGGTTCATACGCAGAGACATCGAACGCCGCCTGCGCGCGGGGGCGGGGTAA
- a CDS encoding sugar ABC transporter permease: MALPSLMFMAIMGGHGAAIVLLTAAMGGIPSSYYEAARLDGAGPWRQYWKITLPLLRPTLLYLLVTSTIASFQVFTQVLMMTGGGPDYATTTLVYLIYTDAFEYFDFGKASAEATLLSLSLAGIAVLQYKWLASDVEY, encoded by the coding sequence ATGGCCCTGCCCTCCCTGATGTTCATGGCGATCATGGGCGGGCACGGCGCCGCCATCGTGCTGCTGACCGCCGCCATGGGCGGCATCCCGTCCAGCTACTACGAGGCGGCGCGTCTGGACGGGGCCGGCCCGTGGCGGCAGTACTGGAAGATCACCCTGCCCCTGCTCCGCCCGACGCTGCTCTACCTGCTCGTCACCAGCACGATCGCCTCCTTCCAGGTGTTTACCCAGGTGCTCATGATGACGGGAGGCGGCCCGGACTACGCGACGACCACGCTGGTGTATCTGATCTATACCGACGCCTTCGAGTACTTCGACTTCGGGAAGGCCTCCGCCGAGGCGACCCTGCTTTCCCTCAGCCTGGCCGGCATCGCCGTACTGCAGTACAAGTGGCTGGCCAGCGACGTGGAATATTGA
- a CDS encoding Gfo/Idh/MocA family oxidoreductase, with the protein MSTDSVGFGVIGLGMGAVRARFIHETEGARLVAVAELDEERGRKAADEYGIDWYRDYRRLLDRDDIDVITVMTPSGTHADFAIAASEAGKHVITTKPVEVNLERADRMIDACREAGVILAVDFEARYMADNVRVKQAVDEGRLGRMILGEVRLKWFRNDAYYEGWHGTWALDGGGSLINQSVHQIDLLVWFMGAPESVQGQIGVFNHHIESEDLGMAMIKFGSGAVGTILGTTTCPVTIPAGVELHGTEGLVITAGNKVATWHIPEESIDDPFEYEGPRNVIEDMVRLVRHGGTPRITGEEAKKSLALILAVYESSKTGKSVTP; encoded by the coding sequence GTGAGCACCGATTCCGTCGGCTTCGGCGTGATAGGGCTTGGTATGGGCGCCGTACGCGCCCGTTTCATTCATGAGACGGAAGGCGCAAGACTCGTGGCGGTCGCCGAACTCGACGAAGAACGGGGCCGGAAAGCCGCGGATGAATACGGGATCGACTGGTACCGGGACTACCGGCGCCTCCTCGACCGGGACGATATCGACGTCATCACCGTGATGACGCCCAGCGGCACCCATGCGGACTTTGCCATCGCGGCATCGGAGGCGGGCAAGCATGTCATCACCACCAAGCCCGTGGAGGTCAATCTGGAACGGGCGGACCGGATGATCGACGCCTGCCGCGAGGCGGGCGTGATCCTGGCCGTCGATTTCGAGGCGCGGTACATGGCCGACAACGTCCGCGTCAAGCAGGCCGTGGACGAAGGCCGCCTGGGCAGGATGATCCTGGGCGAAGTGCGTCTGAAGTGGTTCCGGAACGACGCCTACTACGAAGGCTGGCACGGCACTTGGGCACTGGACGGCGGCGGATCGCTGATCAACCAGTCCGTGCACCAGATAGATCTCCTGGTCTGGTTCATGGGTGCGCCGGAATCTGTCCAGGGCCAGATCGGGGTGTTCAACCACCACATCGAATCCGAAGACCTCGGCATGGCCATGATCAAATTCGGGAGCGGTGCGGTGGGAACCATTCTCGGGACGACGACCTGCCCCGTCACCATCCCCGCCGGCGTGGAACTCCACGGCACGGAAGGTCTGGTCATTACGGCCGGGAACAAGGTCGCTACCTGGCATATCCCGGAAGAATCGATCGATGACCCCTTCGAGTACGAGGGCCCCCGCAACGTGATCGAGGACATGGTCCGGCTGGTCCGCCACGGCGGAACTCCCCGCATAACGGGCGAGGAAGCCAAGAAGTCCCTCGCGCTGATCCTGGCCGTCTACGAATCGTCGAAGACGGGAAAGTCCGTAACCCCGTAA
- a CDS encoding dihydrolipoamide acetyltransferase family protein → MNIVMPRLGESVEEGTVIRWLKQVGDPIERDESVVEITTDKIDTDIPAIAGGVLSEIRVAEGTTVAIGEVIGVIDTGDDADAESSGAEADEQLEGAGEAPETIEADELTPAAADGGGGGPVRRARSDRFYSPLVLRIAREERIDMATLESLEGTGKGGRVTRDDLLTYLERRASRIPEPAAEQEGESEYISVSRPAGTEEARVVTMDTLRKTIAKHMVHSKQVSPHVTSVSEVDMTHVVRFRDEARERFQQKTGIRLTLTPFFITAIVDALRANPMLNATMDGDRILQWKQVNMGLAVGLEKGVVVPVIRHADEMDFAEIAEAAHDLAKRVHDRKLTPDDLKGSTFTLTNPGMWDTLFGTPIINQPEAGIIATGSVKKQVVVQADDSLAIRSMMFLSLSFDHRFIDGLNAARFIRDITRGLESFDTDRVGA, encoded by the coding sequence GTGAACATCGTCATGCCCAGGCTCGGCGAGAGCGTCGAGGAAGGAACGGTCATCCGCTGGTTGAAGCAGGTCGGCGATCCCATCGAGCGGGACGAGTCCGTGGTGGAGATCACCACCGACAAGATCGACACGGACATTCCGGCCATCGCGGGCGGCGTGCTGAGCGAGATACGCGTGGCCGAGGGGACGACGGTGGCCATCGGGGAGGTCATCGGCGTCATCGATACCGGAGATGATGCGGACGCCGAATCGTCCGGGGCCGAGGCGGATGAACAGTTGGAGGGCGCCGGCGAGGCGCCGGAGACGATCGAAGCCGACGAGCTGACCCCGGCCGCCGCGGATGGAGGCGGTGGCGGTCCGGTGAGACGGGCGCGCTCCGACCGCTTTTACTCACCCCTCGTACTGCGCATCGCCCGGGAAGAGCGTATCGACATGGCTACGCTCGAATCCCTGGAAGGGACCGGCAAGGGCGGCCGGGTAACCCGGGACGATCTGCTCACCTACCTGGAACGGCGGGCATCCCGGATTCCCGAACCGGCCGCGGAGCAGGAAGGAGAATCGGAATATATATCGGTCTCCCGTCCGGCAGGCACCGAAGAAGCCCGCGTCGTGACCATGGACACCCTGCGCAAGACCATCGCGAAGCACATGGTCCACAGCAAGCAGGTGTCGCCTCACGTAACCTCCGTGTCGGAAGTCGACATGACCCACGTCGTGCGCTTTCGGGACGAGGCCAGGGAACGGTTCCAGCAGAAGACCGGCATCAGGCTGACGCTGACCCCGTTCTTTATCACCGCCATCGTCGACGCGCTTCGAGCGAACCCCATGCTGAACGCCACCATGGACGGCGACCGCATCCTGCAGTGGAAGCAAGTGAACATGGGCCTGGCGGTCGGACTGGAAAAGGGGGTCGTGGTGCCGGTGATCCGCCACGCGGACGAGATGGACTTCGCCGAGATAGCCGAGGCGGCCCATGATCTCGCCAAGCGCGTCCATGACCGCAAGCTAACTCCCGACGACCTGAAGGGCAGCACGTTCACGCTGACGAACCCGGGCATGTGGGACACGCTGTTCGGCACGCCGATCATCAATCAGCCCGAGGCGGGCATCATCGCCACGGGAAGCGTCAAGAAGCAGGTCGTCGTGCAGGCGGATGATTCCCTGGCCATCCGCTCCATGATGTTCCTGAGCCTTTCCTTCGATCACCGGTTCATCGACGGACTCAACGCCGCCCGGTTCATAAGGGACATCACGCGCGGCCTGGAGTCCTTCGACACCGACCGGGTCGGGGCCTGA
- a CDS encoding GNAT family protein, whose amino-acid sequence MLEEILAQEYPKTETLKDGTKVTIRPLESDDVEALYAFFQSIPRKDRIFLKDDIRDKSIIEGWCSNIDWDVVIPIVAIVDGEIVAEVSLHRERRGWKSHIGKLRLVVHPDFRRQGLAVEMINELISVALHTGSIEQLNAECMVDVQRGAILLLQLVGFVQRAILPAQVRDIEGSLHDLALLSYTLRDQEDFPALD is encoded by the coding sequence ATGCTGGAAGAAATCCTGGCCCAGGAATACCCGAAGACGGAGACGCTGAAGGACGGCACGAAGGTTACGATCCGCCCGCTCGAATCGGACGACGTGGAAGCGCTTTACGCCTTTTTTCAGTCGATCCCGCGCAAGGACCGGATCTTCCTGAAAGACGACATCCGGGATAAGAGCATCATCGAGGGATGGTGCAGCAATATCGACTGGGACGTCGTCATTCCCATCGTGGCCATCGTGGACGGCGAAATCGTCGCCGAGGTGTCGCTGCACCGCGAGCGCCGCGGCTGGAAGAGCCATATCGGCAAGCTCCGCCTCGTCGTACACCCCGATTTCCGGCGGCAGGGACTGGCCGTCGAAATGATCAACGAATTGATCTCCGTAGCGCTCCATACGGGGTCGATCGAGCAGCTCAACGCCGAGTGCATGGTGGACGTCCAGCGGGGCGCCATCCTGCTGCTGCAACTGGTCGGTTTCGTGCAGCGGGCCATCCTGCCCGCCCAGGTCCGCGACATCGAGGGCAGCCTGCACGACCTGGCCCTCCTGTCCTACACCCTGCGGGACCAGGAAGACTTCCCGGCGCTGGACTAG
- the tyrS gene encoding tyrosine--tRNA ligase: protein MSSAFEVLRERGFVSQVTDEEAVARAFDEETVTCYIGFDPTASSLHVGHLVQIMALAHVQRGGHRPIALVGGGTAMVSDPSGKDELRPMLATEAIDQNITRIKTQLERHLDFDGGRALMVNNADWLRSLNYVSFLREIGEHFSVNRMLTAEAYKLRMEKGLTFLEFNYQILQAYDFLMLFRNYGCTMQLGGDDQWGNIVAGVDLIRRKERAAAQAVTTPLLTTADGSKMGKTLGGALWLDPALTSPYDYYQYWINVDDRDVAGLLARFTFLPMEQILELSALEGEKIRDAKTVLAYEATKITHGEEEAAQAERGARSVFGGAWDGGDHVPTVEIGRDRLEAGINVVDLFLEAELGKSKSEVRRLIQQGGASVNGEKVSAIERVLDTGDLDDEGVLLLRAGKKRFQRVKTG, encoded by the coding sequence ATGTCCAGCGCATTCGAAGTGTTGAGGGAACGGGGGTTCGTCTCCCAGGTCACGGACGAAGAGGCGGTCGCCCGCGCCTTCGACGAAGAGACCGTGACCTGTTACATCGGCTTTGACCCGACGGCGAGCAGCCTGCACGTCGGCCACCTCGTCCAGATCATGGCATTGGCCCACGTCCAACGCGGCGGTCACCGGCCCATCGCCCTGGTGGGGGGCGGGACGGCCATGGTCAGCGATCCGAGCGGCAAGGACGAGCTCCGGCCCATGCTGGCTACGGAGGCCATCGATCAGAACATCACCCGGATCAAGACCCAGCTTGAACGTCATCTCGACTTCGATGGCGGAAGAGCGCTGATGGTCAACAACGCGGACTGGCTGCGGAGCCTGAACTATGTCTCTTTCCTGCGGGAAATCGGGGAGCATTTCAGCGTGAACCGCATGCTGACGGCCGAAGCCTACAAGCTGCGCATGGAGAAGGGATTGACTTTCCTGGAATTCAATTACCAGATTCTCCAGGCCTACGATTTCCTGATGCTCTTCCGAAACTACGGATGCACGATGCAGTTGGGTGGAGACGATCAGTGGGGCAACATCGTGGCCGGCGTCGACCTGATCCGGCGAAAGGAACGGGCCGCGGCCCAGGCGGTCACGACGCCCCTGCTGACGACGGCCGACGGAAGCAAGATGGGCAAGACCCTGGGCGGCGCCCTGTGGCTCGATCCCGCCCTGACCTCGCCCTACGACTACTATCAGTACTGGATCAACGTCGACGATCGGGACGTTGCGGGCCTCCTCGCCCGCTTTACCTTCCTGCCCATGGAGCAGATCCTGGAACTGTCCGCCCTGGAAGGCGAGAAAATCAGGGACGCCAAAACAGTGCTGGCCTACGAGGCAACAAAAATCACCCATGGCGAGGAGGAAGCGGCCCAGGCGGAGCGCGGCGCCCGGAGCGTGTTCGGCGGCGCGTGGGATGGCGGCGACCACGTACCCACCGTGGAAATAGGCCGTGATCGCCTGGAAGCCGGCATCAACGTCGTCGATCTGTTCCTGGAAGCCGAACTGGGCAAGAGCAAGAGCGAAGTGCGCCGGTTGATTCAGCAGGGCGGCGCATCCGTCAACGGCGAAAAGGTGTCCGCGATCGAGCGTGTACTCGATACCGGAGATCTCGACGACGAAGGCGTCCTGCTGCTGAGAGCCGGCAAGAAGCGTTTTCAGCGCGTCAAGACCGGATGA
- a CDS encoding carbohydrate ABC transporter permease, whose amino-acid sequence MFPYVFRVLLALFAVLTLMPLYWIVVTAFQTPSVVLAFPPSLVPSPASWINFARLFNGSEILAWMSNSLIVTGTVTVSNVLLGTLAGYTLAKKIFPGRQTIFWTVISLMFVPSQLTIIPLYALIVKLDWINTYKALIVPALIMPFSIFLMKQFLQTLPTELIEAARMDGCGEWGVFQRVILPLAKPGMGVLAIFTFMGVWNEFLWPLIVINRSSMMTLQIGLNSLQNQYYTDYGLLMAGAAVSALPMIAFFLVFQPYFVRSITIGAVKG is encoded by the coding sequence ATGTTTCCATACGTTTTCCGGGTCCTGCTCGCGCTCTTCGCCGTACTGACGCTGATGCCGCTGTACTGGATCGTCGTTACCGCGTTCCAGACGCCGTCGGTAGTCCTCGCCTTTCCGCCGAGCCTAGTGCCGTCGCCGGCGTCGTGGATCAACTTCGCCCGCCTGTTCAATGGTTCCGAGATCCTCGCCTGGATGTCCAATTCCCTCATCGTGACGGGCACGGTGACGGTATCCAACGTGCTCCTCGGCACCCTCGCCGGGTACACGCTGGCCAAGAAGATCTTTCCGGGACGCCAGACGATCTTCTGGACGGTGATCAGCCTCATGTTCGTCCCGAGCCAGTTGACGATCATCCCGCTCTACGCGCTGATCGTCAAACTGGACTGGATCAATACCTACAAGGCACTGATCGTCCCGGCGCTGATCATGCCCTTTTCAATTTTCCTGATGAAACAGTTCCTGCAGACGCTGCCCACGGAACTCATCGAGGCCGCGCGCATGGATGGATGCGGCGAGTGGGGGGTGTTTCAACGGGTGATCCTGCCGCTGGCGAAGCCAGGGATGGGCGTCCTGGCCATCTTCACCTTCATGGGCGTGTGGAACGAGTTCCTGTGGCCGTTGATCGTGATCAACAGGAGTTCGATGATGACGCTGCAGATCGGGCTCAACTCCCTGCAGAACCAGTACTATACCGACTACGGCCTGCTCATGGCCGGGGCCGCGGTCTCAGCCCTGCCCATGATCGCCTTCTTCCTCGTCTTCCAGCCCTATTTCGTGCGGAGTATCACCATCGGCGCGGTGAAGGGGTAA